In uncultured Desulfobacter sp., one DNA window encodes the following:
- a CDS encoding outer membrane lipoprotein-sorting protein — translation MLNQPEKKFNSFPLICFFSVSILFLSPLVNKGKAVTTPLTGRDIMVMVDDAPDGDDRKSTIEMVLINRRNKKRVRMMSSFGKDYGKDTKKLMGFKKPMDIKGTSFLSWEYDDPSRDDDKWLYMPALRKVRRISGASTNDYFMGSDFTYDDMGDRNVDEDDHTLIGEETVDGRACWKIKSIPREDDSLYDEKIIWVRKDAHKTIKAEYYDAQGLIKTYTVEDLREHQGFWTVFKMKMENHREKHTTLMTLSNLEYNTGVDDGFFSVNTISRGHLR, via the coding sequence ATGTTAAACCAACCGGAAAAAAAATTTAATTCTTTTCCTTTAATCTGTTTTTTTTCTGTTTCTATCCTTTTTTTAAGCCCTCTTGTTAATAAAGGCAAAGCCGTCACTACCCCACTGACAGGCCGGGATATTATGGTCATGGTGGATGATGCCCCTGACGGGGACGACAGAAAATCCACCATTGAAATGGTGTTAATTAACCGCCGGAACAAAAAACGGGTCCGGATGATGTCATCCTTTGGCAAGGATTACGGCAAGGATACCAAAAAGCTGATGGGTTTCAAAAAGCCTATGGATATCAAGGGTACGTCCTTTTTATCCTGGGAATATGATGATCCCTCCAGAGACGATGACAAATGGCTTTACATGCCGGCGCTGCGAAAGGTCCGGCGCATTTCAGGGGCATCCACCAACGACTACTTCATGGGGTCGGATTTCACCTATGATGATATGGGGGACCGGAATGTGGACGAGGACGACCACACCCTTATCGGGGAAGAGACAGTGGATGGACGTGCCTGCTGGAAGATCAAGTCTATCCCCAGAGAAGATGATTCCCTTTATGACGAAAAAATCATCTGGGTTCGCAAAGACGCCCATAAAACGATTAAGGCCGAATACTACGACGCCCAAGGCCTCATCAAGACCTATACCGTGGAAGATCTGCGTGAGCACCAGGGATTTTGGACCGTGTTCAAGATGAAGATGGAAAATCATCGGGAAAAGCACACCACCCTGATGACCCTGTCCAATCTTGAGTACAATACCGGTGTGGACGACGGATTTTTCAGCGTCAACACCATCTCCCGGGGGCATCTGCGGTGA
- a CDS encoding DUF1302 family protein, with amino-acid sequence MNKALTAIFSLAVVFVSVLPVHLMAMETEFSGFLETRHNAQVKSPNDILASETLARLELTACQENFTFFGAVNLSANHLLEDESGVSLHEGYLDYVLNNITIRAGRQIIIWGQADGIRIVDNVSPLDYTETITRDFDEMRMAVDALNLKYASGWGDLQLLWIPVYNSGEQPSKDSPWYLGGFGDNTLLPKDEPDDLFKDSELALRYTLYLSGMDLAFSYFYTWNDFPCYQRSGTALEPVYDRVHILGAEFSKPWGEFVFRTEAAYFAGSLVQGYAGDYFTAEKDRVKWLTGLDWYPGNDWNLTWQYAQDHILDSGTGLTKNDCTKTITFSVSKDLFREKLTLSAFGYMDIDERDFLVRLTAEYEFIDNLEVFLGTDIFAGDREGSYGRYKDNTQVWTKIKYHF; translated from the coding sequence GTGAACAAGGCACTCACCGCCATTTTCAGCCTGGCCGTGGTTTTTGTCTCAGTCCTGCCGGTCCATCTAATGGCAATGGAGACTGAATTTTCCGGTTTTCTGGAGACCCGGCACAACGCTCAGGTTAAATCGCCTAACGATATTCTGGCCTCGGAAACCTTGGCCCGGCTGGAACTGACCGCTTGCCAGGAAAACTTCACTTTCTTTGGCGCGGTCAATCTGTCGGCCAACCATCTTCTGGAAGATGAGTCCGGAGTCAGCCTTCACGAAGGATACCTGGACTATGTCCTTAACAATATAACCATCCGGGCAGGCCGCCAGATCATCATCTGGGGCCAGGCGGACGGCATCCGGATTGTGGATAATGTTTCACCACTGGACTACACAGAGACCATCACCCGGGACTTTGACGAAATGCGCATGGCCGTGGACGCCTTGAATCTCAAATATGCGTCCGGATGGGGAGATCTTCAGCTGTTATGGATCCCGGTTTATAATTCCGGAGAACAGCCGTCAAAGGACAGCCCCTGGTACCTTGGCGGCTTTGGTGACAACACATTGCTGCCCAAGGATGAACCTGATGACCTGTTTAAAGACAGTGAACTGGCATTGCGGTATACCCTGTACCTGTCCGGCATGGATCTGGCCTTTTCCTATTTTTACACCTGGAACGACTTTCCCTGTTACCAGCGGTCCGGCACAGCTCTGGAACCGGTGTACGACCGGGTTCATATCTTGGGCGCCGAGTTTTCAAAACCCTGGGGAGAGTTTGTTTTCAGAACTGAAGCAGCTTATTTTGCGGGCAGTCTGGTCCAGGGATATGCCGGCGATTATTTCACAGCGGAAAAGGACCGGGTCAAGTGGCTTACCGGCCTGGACTGGTATCCCGGAAACGACTGGAACCTGACCTGGCAGTATGCCCAGGACCATATCCTGGATTCCGGTACAGGCCTTACCAAAAACGATTGTACAAAGACCATAACATTCAGCGTTTCAAAGGATCTCTTTAGGGAAAAACTGACGCTGTCGGCTTTCGGATATATGGATATTGATGAAAGGGACTTTTTGGTCCGGCTGACGGCAGAGTACGAATTCATCGACAACCTGGAAGTCTTTTTAGGAACCGACATCTTTGCCGGGGACCGGGAAGGATCCTATGGCCGGTATAAAGACAACACCCAGGTCTGGACGAAAATAAAATACCATTTTTAA
- a CDS encoding MMPL family transporter yields the protein MININKINQLFEKFGSLIIRLRYLVVAVFILALVFGFAGLKRIQTDAGWDKWLLDSSKLKMAEDEFKEIFGNNDYVGVLIESDHMFNPETLTLIRALGKELKTQVPFADDILSITDCEFSLGHEGGIEIITPVPDPIPRGSNTLAGIRQQILDKQMLNGKLISSDGRFSWIILRLTPYPEGWRSKDNKSADMVVGEVAATIIRQDKYSSLNPKSSGMPIIAYDKTAFYKHEMSRTMGLSLIVSLVVLSLALRSVKGITMTVIVTAGSVILTFGILGWIGKPIDVAMIMMPLYLGIAVSIGYSIHIFSFFKRHFLKTGKRKESVRLAVKETGWPILFTALTTIGALSSFHFVDVKPVRWIGSSTSLLVSIVFLMVVIMIPALLSFGKDQDAKKVRLHSNAMLESLMAKLANLVLARPIPIMIIFILGVLITAAGMRHFEVNFDVRKNAGLKVPYVNRLDQVCKSPLGALYSYNVVVEFPNEDMAREPENLEKLDLLEQEALSYPLTKKVTSITEIIKDMNQVLHDGDSRFFGIPESREMVAQIMLLYENAGGREAEKWIDYEYRRLRMTIDLKDYNTVEVYRELNQITQKAHALFPGANVTLAGSVAQFTVMQDIVSKGQLTSFLIAICVITALMVLVFGSFKIGLIAMIPNITPAIAVGGLMGWMRVPLDLMTITIMPMLLGLAVDDTIHFINHAKLAFEQKRGYADAIRHTFSAIGIPLLFTSLILTANFSVYLSSPAKVLFYLGIFTGTGIMTALLSDYFVTPVLLRTLKAFGPETIADKKTQPQYHLNKEVTQ from the coding sequence ATGATTAACATAAATAAAATCAATCAGCTGTTTGAAAAATTCGGCAGTTTGATTATCCGCCTTCGTTATCTGGTGGTGGCCGTATTTATTCTGGCCCTGGTCTTCGGGTTTGCCGGTTTAAAAAGGATTCAAACCGATGCGGGCTGGGATAAATGGCTTTTGGACAGCTCAAAGCTGAAAATGGCCGAGGATGAATTTAAAGAAATTTTCGGCAACAATGACTATGTGGGAGTATTGATTGAATCGGACCACATGTTTAATCCGGAGACCCTGACCCTGATCCGGGCCCTGGGCAAAGAGCTGAAAACTCAAGTGCCTTTTGCCGATGACATCTTATCTATCACAGACTGCGAATTTTCCCTGGGCCATGAAGGAGGTATTGAAATTATCACGCCGGTGCCTGACCCTATCCCCCGGGGCAGTAACACCCTTGCAGGTATCCGGCAGCAGATTCTGGATAAACAAATGCTCAACGGCAAATTGATTTCATCCGACGGCCGGTTCTCCTGGATTATTTTGAGGTTGACCCCCTACCCCGAAGGCTGGCGAAGCAAAGACAACAAATCCGCGGATATGGTGGTCGGAGAAGTCGCCGCCACCATCATCCGCCAGGACAAGTATTCGTCTTTGAATCCAAAATCGTCGGGTATGCCTATTATTGCCTATGACAAAACCGCATTCTATAAACACGAGATGTCCCGGACCATGGGGCTGTCCCTGATCGTCTCCCTTGTGGTGCTGTCCCTGGCATTGCGGTCCGTCAAGGGCATCACCATGACGGTTATCGTCACCGCCGGATCTGTAATCTTGACTTTTGGTATTCTAGGCTGGATCGGCAAACCCATTGATGTTGCCATGATCATGATGCCGTTGTATCTCGGCATTGCCGTATCCATCGGATACTCCATTCATATTTTTTCATTTTTCAAGCGCCATTTTCTTAAAACAGGAAAAAGAAAAGAGTCGGTCCGCCTGGCCGTCAAAGAGACGGGCTGGCCCATTTTATTCACAGCCCTGACCACTATAGGGGCGCTTTCTTCCTTTCACTTTGTGGATGTCAAGCCGGTACGCTGGATCGGATCGTCGACCTCTTTGCTGGTATCCATCGTTTTTCTTATGGTGGTCATCATGATCCCCGCCCTGCTCTCTTTTGGAAAAGACCAGGATGCAAAAAAAGTCCGGCTGCACTCCAATGCCATGTTGGAAAGCCTGATGGCAAAGTTGGCCAATCTGGTTCTGGCCCGACCGATTCCCATCATGATCATATTTATTCTGGGCGTCCTGATCACTGCGGCAGGGATGCGCCATTTTGAGGTCAACTTTGATGTCCGCAAAAATGCGGGACTCAAGGTGCCTTACGTAAACCGTTTGGATCAGGTATGCAAATCACCTTTGGGCGCCTTGTACTCTTATAACGTGGTGGTGGAATTCCCCAACGAAGACATGGCTCGGGAACCGGAAAATCTAGAAAAACTGGATCTGCTGGAACAGGAGGCATTAAGCTACCCCTTAACCAAAAAGGTGACATCCATTACCGAAATCATCAAGGATATGAACCAGGTGCTTCACGATGGTGATTCCCGTTTTTTCGGTATTCCTGAAAGCCGGGAGATGGTGGCCCAGATCATGCTGCTTTATGAAAATGCCGGCGGCCGGGAAGCGGAAAAATGGATTGATTACGAATACCGGCGCCTGCGCATGACGATTGACCTGAAGGACTACAACACGGTTGAAGTATACCGGGAACTGAACCAAATCACCCAAAAAGCCCACGCGCTTTTCCCCGGGGCAAACGTGACCCTGGCAGGCTCTGTGGCCCAGTTTACGGTGATGCAGGATATTGTGTCCAAGGGCCAGCTCACCTCGTTTCTCATCGCCATCTGCGTGATTACGGCGCTGATGGTCCTGGTTTTCGGCAGCTTTAAAATCGGCTTAATCGCCATGATTCCCAATATCACCCCAGCCATAGCCGTGGGCGGGCTCATGGGATGGATGCGGGTGCCCCTGGACCTGATGACCATTACGATTATGCCCATGCTGTTAGGGCTTGCCGTGGACGACACCATCCATTTTATCAACCATGCCAAACTGGCCTTTGAACAAAAGCGCGGCTATGCCGACGCCATCCGCCACACGTTCAGCGCCATCGGGATTCCGCTTTTGTTTACCTCCCTGATCCTGACGGCCAATTTCAGTGTTTATTTAAGTTCTCCGGCCAAGGTTTTGTTTTATCTTGGTATTTTCACAGGCACAGGCATCATGACGGCCTTGCTGAGCGATTATTTTGTTACCCCGGTCCTGCTCAGAACCTTGAAGGCCTTTGGTCCGGAAACAATTGCCGACAAAAAAACACAGCCCCAATACCATTTGAATAAGGAGGTAACCCAATGA
- a CDS encoding DUF4198 domain-containing protein has translation MLRNLKLTGLTLALTALCTGTVYAHSLWVNINESFAHPPGHVITSLGWGHAMPLDDFLMSEAGAIEIEKYSLVGPDNSITPIPVPVIKQEKTTESKTGMSIVPGDLGLRKISLTDKTIPGTYQVTAESKATYFTGYVDANGKHKMTTKPMDEIKGAKSFDFSTRYKAVGKSYFGVKKWTQPKPLGYELEIMSETDMSNVKAGDLVKFTVTLNGKPLTCDMKGMNYLHMTSNTFGGPDQYMLTAYVMDGKAQIKVPTPGAWRASVTVKKEVTKDNDLKDLVKKCQSIYYGASVSFTAKPK, from the coding sequence ATGTTACGAAATTTGAAGCTCACCGGTTTAACACTTGCCCTGACAGCGCTGTGCACAGGTACCGTTTATGCGCATTCCCTGTGGGTCAACATCAACGAATCCTTTGCCCATCCCCCGGGACATGTCATCACCAGCCTTGGATGGGGACATGCCATGCCCCTGGATGACTTTCTGATGTCCGAAGCCGGTGCCATTGAAATTGAAAAATACAGCCTGGTGGGTCCGGACAATTCCATCACCCCCATTCCTGTGCCTGTTATCAAACAGGAAAAAACAACCGAGTCTAAAACCGGAATGAGCATTGTGCCCGGAGATCTGGGCTTAAGAAAAATCTCTCTGACTGATAAGACCATCCCCGGGACCTACCAGGTCACTGCCGAATCTAAGGCCACCTATTTTACCGGGTATGTGGATGCCAACGGCAAACACAAGATGACCACCAAACCCATGGATGAAATAAAGGGAGCAAAATCCTTTGATTTCAGCACCCGGTACAAGGCCGTAGGCAAATCCTATTTCGGTGTTAAAAAATGGACCCAGCCCAAACCCCTGGGATATGAACTTGAAATCATGTCCGAAACAGACATGAGCAATGTTAAGGCAGGTGATCTGGTTAAATTCACTGTTACACTCAACGGCAAACCGTTGACCTGCGATATGAAGGGCATGAACTACCTGCACATGACCTCCAACACCTTCGGAGGTCCGGATCAATACATGCTCACGGCATATGTCATGGACGGCAAGGCCCAGATCAAAGTCCCCACCCCCGGTGCCTGGAGGGCCTCGGTCACGGTAAAAAAAGAGGTAACAAAAGATAACGACCTAAAAGATCTGGTTAAAAAATGCCAGTCCATTTATTACGGTGCTTCCGTATCATTTACGGCAAAACCTAAATAG
- a CDS encoding class I SAM-dependent methyltransferase, translating into MEHSLSGIPETLLVALWARAAETRMPTPLIRDEKAVEMVGRIDYDFTRFDKGGKLTQTGVAVRTRILDTALLKYLSSHPDAVVINLGAGLTIVKAAGEFTA; encoded by the coding sequence ATGGAACATTCTCTTTCAGGCATCCCCGAAACCTTGTTGGTTGCACTGTGGGCCAGGGCTGCTGAGACACGCATGCCCACGCCCCTGATCCGGGATGAAAAGGCCGTAGAAATGGTCGGACGGATTGATTATGATTTCACCCGGTTTGACAAAGGGGGGAAACTGACCCAGACCGGTGTGGCGGTTCGGACCCGGATTCTGGATACGGCCCTGTTAAAGTATTTGAGCAGCCACCCGGACGCGGTGGTGATTAATTTAGGCGCAGGACTGACCATTGTAAAGGCCGCTGGGGAATTTACGGCGTAA
- a CDS encoding ATP-binding protein: MKKLPVGISTLKEIIEEGHAYVDKSKFVHNLSERGKYYFLSRPRRFGKSLFIDTLKAAFEADKDLFRGLWLYDNWDWEKRYPVIHVSFGSGVIKSREELDGKIFTILDTNQKRLGVDCEYKKSVSDFFSDLIRKSSEKYGLRTVVLIDEYDKPILDNIVEPEIAEKIREGLKNFYSVIKDSDANLRFVFLTGVSKFSKVSLFSGLNNLTDITLDAEYSAICGYTEPEMVSVFSERLENKSLEDIRKWYNGYAWLGEKVYNPFSILHYLRAGKFRNYWFETGTPTFLINLLQKNQYYIPDIENIEASETLIGAFDIDFIRPENLLFQAGYLTIAHDRRVAGKIFYKLQYPNMEVKASLSDYILNRYSHDTVLKERTQLRIYQAFQDADPDSLHKIFQSLFSAIPHDWYRKNKLSAYEGYYASVFYCYFTALGLDVTAEDTTSHGRIDMTVKIDNRAYIFEFKVVDIDKTPGTALGQIKQKGYAEKYRAGMAEIYLIGVEFDRDERNIVTFEWEQLQASQ; encoded by the coding sequence ATGAAAAAACTGCCTGTGGGCATCAGCACCCTGAAAGAAATTATTGAGGAAGGCCATGCCTATGTGGACAAATCCAAATTTGTTCATAATCTGTCTGAAAGAGGCAAGTACTATTTTCTTTCCAGACCCAGGCGTTTCGGTAAATCCCTGTTTATCGACACTCTCAAGGCGGCGTTTGAGGCCGATAAAGACCTTTTCCGGGGACTGTGGTTATATGACAACTGGGACTGGGAAAAGCGCTATCCGGTGATTCACGTTTCGTTTGGCAGCGGCGTTATAAAGAGCCGGGAGGAACTTGATGGTAAAATATTTACAATTCTTGATACAAATCAGAAAAGATTGGGGGTCGATTGTGAATATAAAAAGAGTGTTTCAGACTTTTTCAGTGATCTTATACGCAAATCAAGTGAAAAATACGGACTTCGCACCGTTGTTCTGATTGACGAATATGACAAGCCCATCCTGGACAATATTGTCGAACCGGAAATCGCGGAAAAGATACGTGAAGGACTGAAAAACTTCTATTCCGTTATTAAGGACAGTGACGCCAATCTCCGGTTCGTCTTTCTCACCGGCGTATCCAAGTTTTCCAAGGTAAGCCTGTTTTCAGGGCTGAACAACCTGACCGATATCACGCTGGATGCTGAATATTCCGCGATCTGCGGCTATACGGAACCGGAGATGGTTTCAGTATTTTCAGAGCGTCTGGAAAACAAATCCCTGGAAGATATCCGCAAATGGTACAACGGCTATGCCTGGCTTGGAGAAAAAGTATACAACCCTTTCAGCATTCTCCACTACCTTCGTGCCGGGAAATTCCGCAACTACTGGTTTGAGACGGGCACGCCCACATTTTTGATAAATCTTTTACAGAAAAATCAATATTATATCCCGGATATTGAGAACATCGAGGCGTCCGAAACCCTGATCGGCGCATTTGATATTGACTTTATCAGGCCTGAAAACCTCCTTTTCCAGGCAGGTTATCTTACAATCGCCCATGACCGCAGGGTGGCGGGAAAAATTTTCTATAAGCTTCAATACCCAAACATGGAGGTGAAAGCAAGTTTATCGGATTATATCCTGAACAGATACTCCCATGACACCGTGCTGAAAGAAAGAACCCAGCTTCGGATATACCAGGCATTTCAGGACGCGGACCCGGATTCTCTTCACAAGATTTTCCAGTCTCTTTTTTCCGCCATCCCCCATGACTGGTACCGGAAAAATAAATTATCCGCATACGAAGGCTACTACGCATCCGTTTTTTACTGCTATTTCACGGCCCTTGGCCTGGACGTGACGGCCGAGGATACCACCAGCCACGGCCGCATAGACATGACGGTAAAAATAGATAACAGGGCCTATATATTTGAATTCAAGGTGGTGGATATAGACAAAACACCGGGAACGGCCCTGGGACAGATAAAACAAAAGGGATATGCCGAAAAATACAGGGCCGGCATGGCCGAAATCTACCTGATCGGTGTGGAATTTGACCGCGATGAACGCAATATCGTAACCTTTGAATGGGAGCAGTTGCAGGCGAGCCAATAA
- a CDS encoding TonB-dependent receptor, which yields MDYDFNPGAVSHAGSDDEEDKISQEVRLSSNTEKMNWVAGIYYDKDDSKGVTFYGPLTMDRDTGGEAYAFFGQLRYALTPKMGVTGGLRYETQDKDMQDYSTGNSFDDTWDDIAPKFSVDYAITEQVMGYATVAKGFRSGGFNAMSNDSKYDSYDSEELWSYEIGVKSQLLENRLIVNGALFYMDIDDMQVTESLGDGRNYITNAGTAVSYGAELEVQAKITPQFTMTASAGYTNVEFDEYQDAAGDYRDNKAPNVPEYTFAIGGQYRPGNGFYAGVDLVGVGKTYLERTNTYKRDAYQLINAKVGYEAENWDIYLYGKNIFDEDYSKEDADFKYYSDPREIGVKLTRRF from the coding sequence ATGGATTATGACTTTAATCCAGGTGCAGTATCGCACGCTGGGAGTGATGACGAAGAAGACAAAATTTCTCAGGAAGTGAGATTGTCATCAAATACGGAGAAGATGAATTGGGTCGCCGGTATCTATTATGATAAGGACGATAGTAAAGGAGTAACATTCTATGGTCCTTTAACAATGGATAGGGATACTGGGGGCGAAGCCTACGCCTTTTTTGGTCAACTTCGTTACGCATTAACACCCAAAATGGGCGTTACCGGCGGTCTTCGTTATGAAACACAGGACAAAGACATGCAAGATTACAGTACCGGCAACTCCTTTGACGATACCTGGGACGACATAGCACCTAAATTCAGTGTGGATTATGCCATAACGGAACAGGTAATGGGGTACGCTACGGTTGCTAAAGGTTTCCGGTCGGGTGGTTTCAATGCTATGAGTAACGATTCAAAATATGACAGCTATGACAGTGAAGAGCTGTGGTCCTATGAAATAGGAGTTAAAAGTCAACTTCTTGAAAACAGATTGATCGTAAACGGTGCACTCTTTTACATGGATATAGATGACATGCAAGTGACTGAGTCTCTCGGCGATGGGAGGAACTATATAACCAATGCTGGTACGGCTGTTTCCTATGGAGCTGAACTGGAAGTACAGGCTAAAATTACACCTCAATTCACCATGACGGCAAGCGCAGGTTATACGAATGTAGAATTCGATGAATATCAGGACGCCGCAGGCGACTATAGAGATAACAAGGCCCCTAATGTCCCCGAATATACATTTGCCATAGGTGGCCAATATCGACCAGGGAACGGCTTTTATGCCGGAGTTGATTTGGTTGGTGTTGGGAAAACGTATTTAGAAAGGACAAATACATATAAAAGAGATGCGTATCAACTGATTAATGCCAAAGTTGGCTATGAAGCTGAAAATTGGGATATTTATCTCTATGGTAAAAACATCTTTGATGAAGATTACTCAAAAGAAGACGCGGATTTTAAATACTACAGTGACCCCCGTGAAATAGGCGTAAAGCTTACTCGCCGATTTTAA
- a CDS encoding TonB-dependent receptor plug domain-containing protein gives MKIFQTAIVFISILVAVNQSMADGKQPEISLDSITVTANKQEENIQEVPTSITVFDELILDDKNISSVRELTDYVPNLILTDSGTSGFTRPAMRGILADVGSGVSTAMFIDGIPVLSGSGYDDILQDIERVEVLRGPQGTLYGKNAEAGAINIITRQPDNTFRGKVSVDGGEDYKKEVSLNVSGPIIQDKLFFGLSAQYYDKDGFIKNGYTGDEADDLSHWYGKGQLRWTPIDDLDISFIFSQLEYDNDGNTMGLSEDGAAALGVAASGDRKVYSDFDTKEESKTSAQALKVSYDFNDTLNLTSITTHHSPIC, from the coding sequence ATGAAAATTTTTCAAACGGCTATTGTATTTATTTCGATCTTGGTTGCCGTAAATCAATCCATGGCAGATGGTAAACAACCCGAAATATCATTGGATTCCATCACTGTAACTGCAAATAAGCAGGAAGAAAATATCCAGGAAGTTCCAACTAGCATTACAGTTTTTGATGAACTTATACTTGATGACAAGAATATTAGTTCTGTTCGCGAGTTGACCGATTACGTCCCAAATCTAATACTCACTGATTCAGGCACTTCAGGTTTTACAAGACCTGCTATGAGGGGGATTTTGGCTGACGTAGGATCAGGTGTTTCAACTGCCATGTTCATTGACGGAATCCCTGTTTTATCAGGTTCTGGATATGACGACATCCTGCAAGATATTGAACGAGTCGAAGTGTTGCGCGGTCCTCAAGGGACGTTGTACGGGAAAAATGCTGAAGCCGGTGCTATCAATATTATTACCCGGCAACCAGATAATACTTTTCGTGGAAAGGTTTCGGTTGATGGTGGAGAGGATTATAAAAAAGAAGTTTCTTTAAACGTAAGCGGGCCTATTATTCAGGACAAGCTCTTCTTTGGATTGTCTGCCCAATATTACGACAAAGACGGTTTCATTAAAAATGGGTACACAGGTGATGAGGCCGACGATCTATCACATTGGTACGGAAAAGGACAACTTAGATGGACGCCGATAGACGACCTTGATATTAGCTTTATTTTTTCTCAGCTCGAATATGACAATGATGGCAATACCATGGGGTTGAGTGAAGATGGCGCCGCCGCTTTGGGCGTGGCTGCTTCCGGTGACCGGAAAGTATATTCTGATTTTGACACCAAAGAGGAATCAAAAACCAGCGCTCAAGCTTTAAAAGTTAGTTACGATTTTAATGATACATTAAATTTAACCTCAATCACCACTCACCACTCACCGATTTGTTGA
- a CDS encoding AraC family transcriptional regulator — MKKPDPVIISAQDYYGTCPILNIFFEKKDGDEYFYNWSDHLRGLSKGFVYQVKCQPGLILAITRQSPSTAISISRGEEIDCVSLGFGLRDGSHIQHHIQEQETSFCLNQGGVSYGHNLKSKLIHLPERPFCFIGVLMEPWFIKRFSQGIAGDFAQKIEEMLAPQNEGEFFYYPVFMTPSIHVCIHEILGCTYIDARRPLFLGSKALELMTLGFDQLNSDKGQDISCFNLETGSRNFVHKARDIMISDIKNPPSLTELSRMVGVNRNRLNQCFRKVYGVTIFDFLRTFRLEESKRLLQAGNRSVTDVAFEVGYAQHGTFSREFKKYFGDTPSAYLG; from the coding sequence ATGAAAAAACCAGATCCTGTCATTATTTCAGCCCAGGACTATTATGGCACATGCCCTATTCTAAATATTTTTTTTGAAAAAAAAGACGGGGATGAATACTTCTATAATTGGTCCGACCACTTGAGAGGTCTAAGCAAGGGGTTTGTATATCAAGTCAAGTGCCAGCCTGGTTTAATCTTGGCAATAACAAGGCAGTCTCCTTCCACCGCTATCAGCATTTCTCGTGGAGAAGAAATAGATTGTGTTTCTCTTGGTTTTGGCCTTCGTGATGGTTCTCATATCCAGCACCATATCCAAGAGCAAGAAACTTCTTTTTGCTTAAATCAGGGGGGGGTGTCCTATGGACATAACTTAAAAAGCAAGTTGATCCATCTTCCCGAAAGACCCTTTTGTTTCATTGGGGTTTTAATGGAGCCGTGGTTTATAAAACGTTTTTCGCAAGGAATAGCAGGAGACTTTGCTCAAAAGATAGAAGAAATGTTGGCTCCCCAAAATGAAGGTGAATTTTTTTACTACCCAGTGTTCATGACGCCTTCCATTCATGTTTGTATTCATGAAATCCTCGGATGTACTTATATTGATGCCCGCAGACCCCTCTTTTTAGGGAGTAAAGCCCTGGAACTGATGACCTTAGGTTTTGATCAACTCAATTCTGATAAGGGGCAGGACATCTCCTGCTTTAACTTGGAAACCGGCTCCCGGAATTTCGTTCACAAAGCCAGAGACATAATGATCTCCGACATTAAAAATCCCCCTTCCCTTACCGAACTTTCCAGAATGGTGGGGGTGAATAGAAACAGGTTAAATCAGTGTTTTCGTAAGGTTTATGGCGTTACTATTTTTGATTTTCTTCGCACGTTCAGGCTGGAAGAATCCAAGCGTCTGTTACAGGCTGGAAACCGAAGTGTTACGGACGTTGCTTTTGAAGTGGGGTACGCCCAGCACGGGACATTCTCCAGAGAATTTAAAAAGTATTTTGGTGATACACCAAGCGCTTATTTGGGTTGA
- a CDS encoding AAA family ATPase, with product MHKRKKLPIGIQTFANLIDEGYLYVDKTPLMKFCMISAGILALGTTKQAAKGAFPN from the coding sequence TTGCATAAACGCAAAAAACTTCCCATTGGAATTCAGACCTTTGCCAATCTCATTGATGAAGGCTATCTGTATGTAGATAAAACACCTTTAATGAAATTCTGTATGATCTCAGCCGGGATTTTGGCATTAGGTACCACAAAGCAAGCCGCAAAGGGCGCTTTTCCGAACTGA